The Paenibacillus sp. BIC5C1 DNA segment GTTTGATCAATTTATTGTGTGATTATATATTGTAAGGACAATACAGGAGGTGCTTTGTATGTGTGGTAGATTTACGATTACTGATCCCATAGACGCTATCTTGGATCGGTACTATGCATCTATTGCAGAAGGATTTGAGTACAAGCCTAATTACAACGCTGCACCTATGCAGTACATCCCAACCATTATAGGAAGCAAAGACGGTAATCGATTGGGTTCGCTCCGTTGGGGTCTTGTTCCTACTTGGGCCAAGGATGACAAGATCGGCAACAAGATGATTAATGCACGAGCTGAGACAATCGCCGAAAAACCAGCATTTAAACGTCTGATCAGTTCCAAGCGGTGCATCATTCCGACGAATGGATTCTATGAGTGGAAGAAAGAAGGGTCTGCCAAGCAGCCGATGCGCATTTTGATGAAGGATGATAGCATCTTTTCTTTGGCTGGCCTGTACGACACCTGGACAGATCCAGACGGGAATAAGCTAAGTACATGCACTATCATTACAACGGAGCCCAATAGTCTAATGGAAGACATTCATAACCGTATGCCAGCGATCCTTCGCCCCGATGATGAGGCCGAATGGTTAAGCAGAGATAATGATGATGTTCAGTCCTTGCTCAGCCTGCTACAACCATATCAAGCATCTGAAATGAGAGCGTATGAGGTGCCGAAGGACGTCGGTAATGTGCGGAATAACAATGAG contains these protein-coding regions:
- a CDS encoding SOS response-associated peptidase encodes the protein MCGRFTITDPIDAILDRYYASIAEGFEYKPNYNAAPMQYIPTIIGSKDGNRLGSLRWGLVPTWAKDDKIGNKMINARAETIAEKPAFKRLISSKRCIIPTNGFYEWKKEGSAKQPMRILMKDDSIFSLAGLYDTWTDPDGNKLSTCTIITTEPNSLMEDIHNRMPAILRPDDEAEWLSRDNDDVQSLLSLLQPYQASEMRAYEVPKDVGNVRNNNEELLKEKI